Proteins found in one Kluyveromyces marxianus DMKU3-1042 DNA, complete genome, chromosome 2 genomic segment:
- the MET13 gene encoding methylenetetrahydrofolate reductase (NAD(P)H) MET13, translating into MRISQKLQRAHEDSNQDATFSFEFFVPKTAQGVQNLYERMDRMYQTQPEFIDITWNAGGRLSMLSTDLVATSQGVLGLETCMHLTCTNMPVSQIDEALQKAYDAGCQNILALRGDPPINSLGEEEEWKPCENGFRYAKDLVSYIREKYGDHFDVGVAAYPEGHPECESESDLLQHLKEKVDCGADFMITQMFYDVDKFLDWCAKVRAAGISIPIIPGIMPITSYPAFIRRTQWCQINVPEKFIAKLEPVKDDDQLVRELGTELMVELCTRLLESGYVNHLHLYTMNLEKASLMILERLGLLKSSASARSSTSSSSGSHSIEEPLEPLPWRKSLNPKRKNELVRPIFWQKRPYSYVARTSLWNEDEFPNGRFGDSSSPAYGDLDLCGHSLIRQSVKKSIELWSTPSNLDDISSLIISYLEGKLKCLPWSDVPLNHEVDDILLGLIDINKHHIFTINSQPKVNGKPSTDPVVGWGPTKGYVYQKQYLEFLLPRDKLPRFQELCSKHDDHLTYFAIDANDDLSTNHPEETRANAVTWGVFPGSEILQPTIVEKVSFLAWKEEFYTILKEWKLTFQEHKAAQSINLVNELIDNYVLVNVVDNDFISPNNHIFDVLQQLY; encoded by the coding sequence ATGAGAATCTCTCAGAAACTACAGCGAGCGCATGAGGACAGCAACCAGGACGCTACGTTCTCGTTCGAATTCTTCGTGCCCAAGACCGCACAGGGTGTCCAGAACTTGTACGAACGGATGGACCGCATGTACCAGACCCAGCCCGAATTTATCGATATCACGTGGAATGCCGGAGGCCGCTTGAGCATGCTTTCCACAGACCTTGTTGCGACGTCCCAGGGCGTGCTAGGGCTCGAGACGTGCATGCACTTGACGTGCACCAACATGCCGGTTTCGCAGATCGACGAGGCATTGCAAAAGGCGTACGATGCCGGGTGCCAGAACATTCTAGCGCTTCGCGGGGACCCTCCGATCAACTCGCTTggcgaagaagaagagtggAAACCGTGCGAAAACGGGTTTAGGTACGCCAAGGACTTGGTGTCGTACATTCGCGAGAAGTACGGGGACCATTTCGACGTTGGTGTTGCTGCGTATCCCGAGGGCCACCCTGAGTGCGAGAGCGAGAGCGACTTGTTGCAGCatttgaaggagaaggtGGACTGCGGGGCGGACTTTATGATCACGCAGATGTTTTACGACGTGGACAAGTTCTTGGACTGGTGCGCCAAGGTGCGGGCTGCTGGCATCAGCATACCCATCATCCCGGGGATCATGCCGATTACGTCGTATCCGGCGTTCATCCGTAGGACGCAGTGGTGCCAGATCAACGTTCCGGAGAAGTTCATCGCGAAGTTGGAGCCCGTGAAGGACGACGACCAGCTCGTCAGAGAGCTGGGCACCGAGTTGATGGTGGAGCTCTGTACCAGGCTGCTCGAGTCCGGGTACGTCAACCACTTGCACTTGTACACGATGAACTTGGAAAAGGCGTCGTTGATGATCTTGGAAAGGCTGGGGCTCTTGAAGAGCAGCGCCAGCGCCCGCAGCAGCacaagcagcagcagtggCAGCCACAGCATCGAGGAACCGCTCGAGCCGTTGCCCTGGAGAAAATCGCTCAATCCAAAGCGGAAAAACGAGTTGGTGCGCCCCATCTTCTGGCAAAAGAGACCATACTCGTACGTGGCTAGAACGTCGCTGTGGAACGAGGACGAATTCCCCAACGGTCGTTTCGGTGACTCCTCCTCGCCAGCTTACGGTGACCTAGATCTCTGCGGCCACTCTTTGATCAGACAATCCGTCAAGAAATCCATCGAGTTGTGGAGCACTCCATCCAACTTGGACGACATCAGCTCCTTGATCATCTCGTATTTGGAAGGAAAATTGAAGTGTCTCCCATGGTCAGACGTGCCCTTGAACCACGAAGTCGACGACATCTTGCTGGGCTTGATCGACATCAACAAACACCACATCTTCACCATCAACTCCCAACCAAAGGTCAACGGAAAACCTTCAACAGACCCCGTCGTCGGTTGGGGCCCAACCAAGGGCTACGTCTaccaaaaacaatactTGGAATTCCTCTTGCCCAGAGACAAACTCCCTAGGTTCCAAGAACTATGCAGCAAACACGACGACCACCTAACTTACTTCGCAATCGACGCAAACGACGACTTGTCCACAAACCACCCGGAGGAGACCAGAGCAAACGCCGTCACCTGGGGTGTCTTCCCAGGAAGCGAAATCCTACAACCCACCATCGTAGAAAAGGTCTCCTTCCTCGCctggaaagaagaattctaCACCATCTTAAAAGAATGGAAATTGACCTTCCAGGAACACAAGGCAGCCCAATCCATCAACCTCGTTAACGAGTTGATCGATAACTACGTCTTGGTCAACGTCGTGGACAACGACTTCATCTCCCCAAACAACCACATATTCGACGTGCTACAACAATTATACTAA
- the MCX1 gene encoding Mcx1p, with translation MIRTGTRRISHSRVLLNASAKLIEGEHFKVPSPKKLKSFLDEYIVGQTDGKKVCSVAVYNHYLRVNDKQKKIEARMQKELLEQQKRESAGKFESSEAEQGYRNLQRQLALRLQLEEKDEDLELSKSNLMVVGPSGSGKTLLATTLARMLDVPIAITDCTQLTQAGYIGEDVEVCIERLLVNADYDVSKAEKGIIVLDEVDKLAKPAASVGTKDVSGEGVQQSLLKILEGHRVELTLKRPISKKKDDKNNQSVAKKEETFVVDTSNILFMLMGAFVGLDKHIVKRINRSKSEDHEGSESDKETDSQKLRFSNTIEHIDVGGGKTVSALNFVTPADLVSYGLIPELIGRVPIVTALEPLKQKDLYHILKEPRNALLHQYEYIFKQFGVTLGVTEKALKKVAEFALKEGTGARGLRGIMERLLLNVNYECPDSGVSYVLVNEDTVISLNRSEEHSLSTKVKAKYYSRGEQDQFMMDIYEEDEKLGKEFDKRFGRVGTLEKQGKS, from the coding sequence ATGATTAGAActggaacaagaagaattagTCATAGTAGGGTGTTGTTGAATGCATCTGCTAAGTTGATAGAGGGCGAGCATTTTAAAGTTCCATCGCCTAAGAAACTTAAATCATTCTTAGATGAGTATATTGTGGGACAAACAGATGGGAAGAAGGTTTGCAGTGTTGCGGTCTACAACCATTATTTGAGAGTGAATGAtaagcagaagaagatcgaGGCTCGTATGCAGAAGGAGTTGCTTGAGCAGCAGAAGCGAGAAAGTGCTGGTAAATTCGAATCTAGTGAGGCAGAGCAAGGCTATCGAAACTTACAACGTCAGTTGGCTTTACGATTACAACTAGAGGAAAAGGACGAGGATTTAGAGCTTTCAAAGAGCAATTTGATGGTTGTTGGGCCTAGTGGGTCCGGTAAAACGTTATTGGCTACCACTTTGGCTCGGATGCTGGACGTTCCAATTGCTATTACTGATTGTACACAATTGACACAGGCTGGGTATATTGGAGAAGATGTGGAGGTGTGTATTGAACGTTTGCTTGTAAATGCAGACTACGATGTTTCTAAAGCTGAGAAGGGTATAATTGTTCTAGATGAAGTGGACAAGCTAGCCAAACCAGCTGCCAGTGTGGGGACAAAAGATGTATCTGGTGAGGGTGTTCAACAATCcttgttgaagatattgGAAGGTCATCGTGTGGAAttgactttgaaaagacCTATTagtaagaaaaaagatgataagAACAACCAAAGTGTGGCTAAGAAGGAGGAAACATTCGTTGTGGACACATCTAATATCCTATTCATGCTTATGGGTGCATTTGTTGGACTAGATAAACATATCGTGAAACGTATCAACAGAAGTAAGTCTGAAGATCATGAAGGTTCAGAGTCAGACAAAGAAACTGACTCTCAAAAACTACGGTTCTCCAACACGATCGAACATATCGATGTCGGCGGAGGTAAAACGGTATCTGCTTTGAATTTCGTAACCCCTGCAGACTTAGTTAGTTATGGGTTGATCCCAGAACTAATTGGTAGGGTGCCAATCGTTACTGCATTGGAACCTCTAAAACAGAAGGACTTGTATCACATTTTAAAAGAACCACGAAACGCTCTTTTGCATCAGTACGAGTATATCTTCAAGCAATTCGGAGTCACTCTGGGTGTGACTGAAAAggctttgaaaaaagtgGCCGAATTTGCTTTGAAAGAGGGTACTGGCGCTAGAGGGTTGAGAGGAATTATGGAAAGGTTACTTTTGAACGTCAATTACGAGTGTCCAGATTCTGGGGTATCGTACGTTCTTGTAAATGAGGATACAGTTATATCACTCAATCGTTCTGAAGAGCACTCGTTGAGTACTAAAGTGAAGGCAAAATACTATTCAAGGGGGGAACAGGATCAATTTATGATGGATAtatatgaagaagatgagaaACTCGGCAAAGAGTTTGACAAACGTTTTGGCAGAGTTGGGACACTTGAGAAACAAGGGAAGTCATAG
- the PDB1 gene encoding pyruvate dehydrogenase (acetyl-transferring) subunit E1 beta, with protein sequence MLSKTFKRAMPSVAQSLRFASTKTMTVRDALNSAMAEEMDRDDDVFIIGEEVAQYNGAYKVTKGLLDRFGERRVVDTPITEMGFTGLAVGAALKGLKPIVEFMSFNFSMQAMDQVINSAAKTYYMSGGTQKCQIVFRGPNGSAVGVAAQHSQDYSAWYGSVPGLKVLVPYSAEDARGLLKAAIRDPNPVVFLENELLYGESFEVSEEALSTDFTLPYKAKVEREGADISIITYTRNVQFSLQAAEILSKQYGVDAEVINLRSIRPLDVEAIINTVKKTNHLITVESTFPAFGVGSEIIAQIMESEAFDYLDAPIQRVTGAEVPTPYAKELEDFAFPDPETIVRAAKRVLSIE encoded by the coding sequence ATGTTGTCCAAGACTTTTAAGAGGGCTATGCCTTCTGTTGCTCAATCGTTGAGATTTGCTTCTACCAAGACGATGACCGTGAGAGATGCTTTGAATTCTGCTATGGCGGAAGAAATGGACCGTGATGACGATGTGTTCATCAttggtgaagaagttgCGCAATATAACGGTGCGTACAAGGTTACCAAGGGTTTGTTGGACCGTTTCGGTGAAAGAAGAGTTGTTGACACTCCAATTACCGAGATGGGTTTCACTGGTTTGGCTGTTGGTGCTGCTTTGAAGGGATTGAAGCCAATCGTGGAGTTCATgtccttcaacttctctATGCAAGCCATGGACCAAGTCATTAACTCTGCAGCCAAGACCTACTACATGTCTGGTGGTACTCAAAAGTGTCAAATCGTGTTCAGAGGTCCAAACGGTTCTGCCGTCGGTGTTGCTGCCCAGCACTCCCAGGATTACTCTGCTTGGTACGGTTCCGTTCCAGGTTTGAAGGTCTTGGTTCCATACTCCGCTGAAGATGCCAGAGGTTTGTTGAAGGCTGCTATCCGTGATCCAAACCCAGTCGTGTTTTTGGAAAACGAATTGTTGTACGGTGAATCCTTCGAAGTTTCCGAGGAAGCTTTGTCCACCGACTTCACCTTGCCATACAAGGCCAAGGttgaaagagaaggtgCTGACATTTCTATCATCACTTACACCAGAAACGTCCAATTCTCTTTGCAAGCTGCTGAGATCCTATCCAAGCAATACGGTGTTGACGCTGAAGTCATCAACTTGAGATCTATCAGACCATTGGATGTCGAAGCCATCATCAACACCGTCAAGAAGACCAACCACTTGATCACTGTCGAATCTACTTTCCCAGCTTTCGGTGTCGGTTCTGAAATCATCGCCCAAATCATGGAATCTGAGGCTTTCGACTACTTGGATGCTCCAATCCAAAGAGTCACTGGTGCTGAAGTCCCAACTCCATACGCCAAGGAACTAGAAGACTTTGCCTTCCCAGACCCTGAAACTATTGTCAGAGCTGCCAAGAGAGTTTTGTCCATCGAATAA
- the TDP1 gene encoding tyrosyl-DNA phosphodiesterase 1, with product MSARDKVREHWASLGTAGKRVGRTTAPRPAGGPAGSPSASPAAPTYTPFKLVHSAVFDGPGSSPNCPTFSLETILASPNLTEIWLFSFGFQTDLFMPLVKDHVQVHIVGQLNTIQSDVPLHHFQNLSVHKVDIGARYGCHHAKIIFAFYKNGHMQMHLPSFNLAREEINLVQQVAWSSPVLYERVGTVPATESGLFYHELIQFLKSYPDYCALSPLIASLARYKWHVLDHQNCQFVYSTPSNGGLQQLKKCLQRSSSSINAHDDESSSYPNLFVQVSSMGNPFRKNRDLLQDVFIPYLYTDWFEHDDFDKKLKSPNYTSPFLAHSTILWPTTNEMNRCMTQGLSAGWFFYNKSHQTASKVLPCLRKHPPLRPNASQSQANRHMVPSHTKYYIQYTDENSIHCPDWLLLTSHNLSQAAWGPTPLRKPMNYECGVLYTSTLGPHRVNLALHSAFESANPRPTPKPNNQSHPTVNIITPYPLKLDRYSSTDTPHTTTMA from the coding sequence ATGAGCGCCAGAGACAAGGTTCGCGAGCATTGGGCGTCCCTCGGGACCGCCGGCAAACGAGTGGGCCGCACTACCGCCCCCAGGCCTGCAGGCGGGCCTGCAGGCAGCCCTTCGGCCAGCCCTGCGGCCCCCACTTACACACCCTTCAAACTAGTACACAGCGCCGTCTTCGACGGCCCTGGCAGCAGCCCCAATTGCCCCACATTCTCCCTAGAAACCATCCTCGCGTCCCCCAACCTCACCGAAATATGGCTCTTCTCGTTCGGCTTCCAAACAGACCTCTTCATGCCCCTCGTCAAAGACCACGTACAAGTCCACATCGTCGGCCAGCTCAACACCATCCAGTCAGACGTGCCATTGCACCACTTCCAAAACCTATCCGTCCACAAGGTCGACATTGGCGCCCGCTACGGCTGCCACCACGCCAAAATCATCTTCGCCTTCTACAAAAACGGCCACATGCAGATGCACCTGCCGTCCTTCAACCTCGCGCGCGAAGAAATCAACCTCGTCCAACAAGTCGCATGGTCGTCGCCTGTACTATATGAGAGGGTAGGAACCGTCCCAGCCACTGAATCCGGCCTCTTCTACCACGAACTCATCCAATTCCTCAAATCGTACCCGGACTACTGCGCCCTCTCCCCGCTCATCGCGTCTCTTGCACGCTACAAATGGCACGTCCTAGACCATCAAAACTGCCAGTTCGTCTACTCGACCCCGTCCAACGGCGGCCTCCAGCAGCTAAAGAAGTGTCTCCAAAGATCCTCATCGTCCATCAACGCCCACGACGACGAATCCTCCAGCTACCCAAACCTCTTCGTACAAGTCAGCTCAATGGGCAACCCGTTCCGCAAAAACCGCGACCTCCTCCAAGACGTCTTCATCCCGTACCTCTACACCGACTGGTTCGAGCACGACGACTTCGACAAGAAACTCAAGTCCCCAAACTACACTTCCCCGTTCCTCGCTCATTCCACCATCCTATGGCCCACTACCAACGAAATGAACAGATGCATGACCCAGGGACTAAGCGCCGGATGGTTCTTCTACAACAAATCCCACCAAACTGCCTCAAAAGTCCTCCCTTGCCTCAGGAAACACCCTCCTCTCCGGCCCAATGCCTCCCAATCACAAGCAAACAGACACATGGTCCCGAGCCACACCAAATACTACATCCAATACACAGACGAAAACTCTATACACTGCCCGGACTGGCTCCTTCTCACAAGCCATAACCTCTCCCAGGCCGCTTGGGGACCCACTCCGCTTCGCAAACCAATGAACTACGAGTGCGGCGTCCTATACACCTCCACGCTCGGACCTCATCGCGTCAATCTCGCCCTACACTCGGCCTTCGAAAGCGCGAATCCCAGGCCCACTCCCAAACCCAACAACCAATCCCACCCCACCGTCAACATCATCACCCCGTACCCACTAAAGCTCGACCGTTACTCCTCTACCGACACTCCACATACCACTACGATGGCCTAG
- the SLX1 gene encoding endonuclease, protein MSKQHCVPDFYCCYLLRSIPKPNSFYIGSSPDPVRRLRQHNGDVSRGGAFRTKRMGTRPWKMVCFVYGFTSKIAALQFEHAWQHSYKTRFIEDDERLVTKKNTRNGIATKLGNARLLMKHAYFDTMGLRIRFFDRLAWDCWETNKFRIQYNVTVCEVDECVLTDDSELDDLNELNLERIKAFYEDHIASEQVVFQRYQHQLTYDTQNCMLCDATFDYVHDQGTQMIAFCIDDDCNFISCLRCLYKNFTKNSNVIIPKWGNCPKCHTNLHWSEVVKYSTVIRRSLVGE, encoded by the coding sequence ATGAGCAAACAACATTGTGTTCCGGACTTTTACTGCTGCTATTTATTACGGTCCATACCAAAGCCAAATTCATTTTATATAGGATCATCCCCTGATCCAGTGAGGAGGCTCCGACAGCATAATGGAGATGTTAGCCGTGGTGGTGCGTTTCGCACCAAGAGAATGGGGACGAGACCTTGGAAGATGGTATGTTTTGTGTATGGCTTCACCAGTAAAATCGCTGCATTACAATTCGAGCATGCCTGGCAGCATAGCTACAAGACGCGatttattgaagatgacgaGCGATTGGTTACTAAGAAAAATACCAGGAATGGTATTGCGACTAAGTTAGGCAATGCGAGGTTGCTAATGAAGCATGCATATTTTGACACAATGGGTCTTCGGATTCGGTTCTTTGACAGACTGGCGTGGGATTGCTGGGAAACAAACAAGTTTCGTATTCAGTACAATGTGACAGTGTGTGAAGTGGATGAGTGTGTCTTAACTGATGATTCTGAACTTGATGATCTAAACGAGTTGAATTTAGAGCGAATAAAAGCGTTTTACGAGGACCACATTGCATCGGAGCAAGTTGTCTTCCAGAGATACCAACACCAGCTGACATATGACACCCAGAATTGTATGTTATGTGATGCTACATTTGACTATGTTCATGATCAGGGAACACAGATGATAGCATTCTGCATAGATGATGATTGCAATTTTATCTCTTGTTTGAGATGTTTGTACAAGAACTTTACCAAGAACTCCAACGTTATTATACCGAAGTGGGGCAATTGCCCAAAGTGCCATACAAACCTTCATTGGTCAGAAGTCGTGAAGTATTCCACAGTTATACGCCGTAGTTTAGTAGGAGAATGA